One genomic region from Electrophorus electricus isolate fEleEle1 chromosome 23, fEleEle1.pri, whole genome shotgun sequence encodes:
- the sema3ga gene encoding sema domain, immunoglobulin domain (Ig), short basic domain, secreted, (semaphorin) 3Ga isoform X1, with the protein MRAASLLLMLYVCRVSCILHSAPRVTLTFKELMETRAARPFSFSFNTSDYRILHMDQDQGRLYLGSREYLVSLDMQNINKEPLIIHWPAPAQRKGECQLTGKGKHGECANFVRLIEPWNRTHLYTCGTGAYKPICTFINRGWRAEDYLFRLVPGYVDSGKGKCSYDPNHENVAALINGNLYAGVHVDFMGTDPAIFRTMGSRPAVRTEQYDSRWLNEPVFIQIAQIPDSSEKNDDKLYFFFREKSLDTAGTSSTSMLARVGRVCLNDEGGQKSLVNKCTTFLKARLVCSVMGDDGVETFFDELRDVFIQPTQDERNPMVYAVFSSAGSVFKGSAVCMYSLADIRNVFNGPFAHKHGHNYQWTAYTGKIPYPRPGTCPGGTFTPGLHSTKEFSDEAVNFVRAHPLMHHPVYPIHKRPLVVRSGVDYRFTTIVVDQVDAVDGRYEVFFLGTDRGTVQKVIVLPKDPTTLEELTLEEVEVFRTPAPVKTMRISAKRQQLYVSSDAGLTQVSLHRCGVYGKACSDCCLARDPYCAWDGESCTPFTQATKRRSRRQDVKHGDPLRQCRGFIAKVEKRLKETVQFGVEGSSTFLECVPRSPQATIKWLYQKDGRRKAICLVSSACQMACVVSHLFKQLNRDREVLNTPQGILLKSLTQSDAGTYHCLATENNFKHTMARVVLRILDRDIAVALTMSDKEEKEESPKSRQESHRREPPALPPGHPVLPLEPEMKVIHQYCQSYWQHLPGTGQVKRPSRRHTDGHELRAA; encoded by the exons AGTTAATGGAGACACGGGCAGCGAGACCATTCAGCTTCTCGTTCAACACGAGCGACTACCGCATCCTCCACATGGACCAGGACCAGGGCCGCCTCTACCTGGGTAGCCGCGAGTACCTGGTCTCCCTGGACATGCAGAACATCAACAAGGAGCCACTGATT ATCCACTGGCCTgctccagcacagagaaagggagagtgtcAGTTGACTGGCAAAGGAAAACAT GGAGAGTGTGCCAACTTTGTGCGTCTGATTGAGCCATGGAACAGGACTCATCTGTATACGTGTGGCACTGGAGCCTACAAACCCATCTGTACGTTCATCAACAGGGGCTGGAGGGCTGAG GACTACCTGTTCAGGCTGGTCCCTGGGTATGTGGACTCGGGAAAGGGCAAATGTTCTTATGACCCAAACCATGAAAACGTGGCTGCACTCATCA ATGGGAACCTGTATGCTGGGGTGCATGTAGACTTCATGGGCACTGACCCAGCCATCTTTAGGACCATGGGGAGCCGTCCAGCTGTGAGAACAGAGCAGTATGACTCCAGGTGGCTTAATG aaCCAGTGTTCATTCAGATAGCACAAATTCCAGATAGCTCAGAGAAGAACGATGACAAACTCTACTTCTTTTTCCGGGAGAAAAGTCTAGACACTGCTGGGACATCGAGTACTAGCATGCTGGCGAGAGTTGGacgtgtgtgtctg AATGACGAGGGAGGCCAGAAGTCCCTGGTGAACAAGTGCACAACATTTTTGAAAGCCAGGCTGGTGTGCTCTGTCATGGGTGACGATGGTGTGGAAACTTTCTTCGATGAGCTGA GAGATGTCTTTATTCAGCCCACCCAGGATGAGCGTAATCCCATGGTCTACGCAGTTTTCTCCTCTGCTGG GTCTGTGTTTAAGGgctctgctgtgtgcatgtactCCCTGGCTGATATCCGTAATGTCTTTAATGGGCCTTTTGCCCACAAACATGGACACAACTACCAGTGGACAGCGTATACAGGGAAGATTCCCTACCCACGACCAGGAACT TGCCCTGGAGGCACATTTACGCCAGGTTTGCACTCCACAAAGGAATTCTCAGATGAGGCTGTTAATTTTGTCCGTGCCCACCCACTCATGCACCACCCTGTGTATCCTATACACAAGCGCCCCTTAGTGGTGCGCTCAGGGGTCGACTACCGCTTCACCACCATTGTTGTGGACCAGGTGGATGCTGTGGATGGCAGATATGAGGTGTTTTTCCTGGGAACAG ATCGTGGAACAGTCCAGAAAGTTATAGTTCTGCCCAAAGATCCAACTACCTTGGAAGAACTGACATTAGAAGAAGTGGAAGTTTTCAGG ACGCCAGCACCTGTTAAAACAATGAGAATATCTGCTAAGAGG CAACAGCTGTATGTTTCGTCAGATGCGGGCCTTACCCAGGTGTCCTTGCACCGCTGCGGGGTGTACGGCAAGGCGTGCTCAGACTGCTGCCTGGCCCGAGACCCATACTGCGCCTGGGATGGAGAGAGCTGCACCCCCTTCACACAGGCCACTAAAAG GAGGAGCAGAAGGCAGGATGTTAAGCATGGTGACCCTCTGCGCCAGTGTAGGGGCTTCATTGCGAAAG TGGAGAAGAGATTAAAGGAGACAGTGCAGTTTGGTGTGGAAGGGAGCAGCACATTTTTGGAGTGTGTACCACGATCTCCTCAGGCTACTATCAAATGGCTTTACCAGAAAGATGGAAGAAGGAAAGCA ATTTGCCTGGTTTCCTCAGCCTGTCAAATGGCCTGTGTGGTATCTCACCTCTTTAAACAGCTGAATCGAGACAGGGAGGTACTGAACACTCCTCAAGGAATTCTGCTGAAGTCTCTCACCCAATCGGATGCCGGTACCTACCACTGCTTGGCCACGGAAAACAACTTCAAGCACACAATGGCACGGGTTGTGCTGCGCATCCTGGACCGCGACATCGCTGTGGCCCTCACCATGTCTGataaagaggaaaaggaggagtcACCGAAGAGCCGCCAAGAGTCCCATAGACGGGAGCCTCCAGCTCTGCCCCCAGGCCACCCCGTGCTGCCCCTCGAGCCAGAGATGAAGGTGATTCACCAGTACTGCCAGTCCTACTGGCAGCATCTCCCAGGCACAGGGCAAGTCAAGCGGCCTAGCCGCAGGCACACAGACGGTCATGAGCTCAGGGCAGCCTGA
- the sema3ga gene encoding sema domain, immunoglobulin domain (Ig), short basic domain, secreted, (semaphorin) 3Ga isoform X2, with amino-acid sequence MRAASLLLMLYVCRVSCILHSAPRVTLTFKELMETRAARPFSFSFNTSDYRILHMDQDQGRLYLGSREYLVSLDMQNINKEPLIIHWPAPAQRKGECQLTGKGKHGECANFVRLIEPWNRTHLYTCGTGAYKPICTFINRGWRAEDYLFRLVPGYVDSGKGKCSYDPNHENVAALINGNLYAGVHVDFMGTDPAIFRTMGSRPAVRTEQYDSRWLNEPVFIQIAQIPDSSEKNDDKLYFFFREKSLDTAGTSSTSMLARVGRVCLNDEGGQKSLVNKCTTFLKARLVCSVMGDDGVETFFDELRDVFIQPTQDERNPMVYAVFSSAGSVFKGSAVCMYSLADIRNVFNGPFAHKHGHNYQWTAYTGKIPYPRPGTCPGGTFTPGLHSTKEFSDEAVNFVRAHPLMHHPVYPIHKRPLVVRSGVDYRFTTIVVDQVDAVDGRYEVFFLGTDRGTVQKVIVLPKDPTTLEELTLEEVEVFRTPAPVKTMRISAKRQQLYVSSDAGLTQVSLHRCGVYGKACSDCCLARDPYCAWDGESCTPFTQATKRRSRRQDVKHGDPLRQCRGFIAKVEKRLKETVQFGVEGSSTFLECVPRSPQATIKWLYQKDGRRKALNRDREVLNTPQGILLKSLTQSDAGTYHCLATENNFKHTMARVVLRILDRDIAVALTMSDKEEKEESPKSRQESHRREPPALPPGHPVLPLEPEMKVIHQYCQSYWQHLPGTGQVKRPSRRHTDGHELRAA; translated from the exons AGTTAATGGAGACACGGGCAGCGAGACCATTCAGCTTCTCGTTCAACACGAGCGACTACCGCATCCTCCACATGGACCAGGACCAGGGCCGCCTCTACCTGGGTAGCCGCGAGTACCTGGTCTCCCTGGACATGCAGAACATCAACAAGGAGCCACTGATT ATCCACTGGCCTgctccagcacagagaaagggagagtgtcAGTTGACTGGCAAAGGAAAACAT GGAGAGTGTGCCAACTTTGTGCGTCTGATTGAGCCATGGAACAGGACTCATCTGTATACGTGTGGCACTGGAGCCTACAAACCCATCTGTACGTTCATCAACAGGGGCTGGAGGGCTGAG GACTACCTGTTCAGGCTGGTCCCTGGGTATGTGGACTCGGGAAAGGGCAAATGTTCTTATGACCCAAACCATGAAAACGTGGCTGCACTCATCA ATGGGAACCTGTATGCTGGGGTGCATGTAGACTTCATGGGCACTGACCCAGCCATCTTTAGGACCATGGGGAGCCGTCCAGCTGTGAGAACAGAGCAGTATGACTCCAGGTGGCTTAATG aaCCAGTGTTCATTCAGATAGCACAAATTCCAGATAGCTCAGAGAAGAACGATGACAAACTCTACTTCTTTTTCCGGGAGAAAAGTCTAGACACTGCTGGGACATCGAGTACTAGCATGCTGGCGAGAGTTGGacgtgtgtgtctg AATGACGAGGGAGGCCAGAAGTCCCTGGTGAACAAGTGCACAACATTTTTGAAAGCCAGGCTGGTGTGCTCTGTCATGGGTGACGATGGTGTGGAAACTTTCTTCGATGAGCTGA GAGATGTCTTTATTCAGCCCACCCAGGATGAGCGTAATCCCATGGTCTACGCAGTTTTCTCCTCTGCTGG GTCTGTGTTTAAGGgctctgctgtgtgcatgtactCCCTGGCTGATATCCGTAATGTCTTTAATGGGCCTTTTGCCCACAAACATGGACACAACTACCAGTGGACAGCGTATACAGGGAAGATTCCCTACCCACGACCAGGAACT TGCCCTGGAGGCACATTTACGCCAGGTTTGCACTCCACAAAGGAATTCTCAGATGAGGCTGTTAATTTTGTCCGTGCCCACCCACTCATGCACCACCCTGTGTATCCTATACACAAGCGCCCCTTAGTGGTGCGCTCAGGGGTCGACTACCGCTTCACCACCATTGTTGTGGACCAGGTGGATGCTGTGGATGGCAGATATGAGGTGTTTTTCCTGGGAACAG ATCGTGGAACAGTCCAGAAAGTTATAGTTCTGCCCAAAGATCCAACTACCTTGGAAGAACTGACATTAGAAGAAGTGGAAGTTTTCAGG ACGCCAGCACCTGTTAAAACAATGAGAATATCTGCTAAGAGG CAACAGCTGTATGTTTCGTCAGATGCGGGCCTTACCCAGGTGTCCTTGCACCGCTGCGGGGTGTACGGCAAGGCGTGCTCAGACTGCTGCCTGGCCCGAGACCCATACTGCGCCTGGGATGGAGAGAGCTGCACCCCCTTCACACAGGCCACTAAAAG GAGGAGCAGAAGGCAGGATGTTAAGCATGGTGACCCTCTGCGCCAGTGTAGGGGCTTCATTGCGAAAG TGGAGAAGAGATTAAAGGAGACAGTGCAGTTTGGTGTGGAAGGGAGCAGCACATTTTTGGAGTGTGTACCACGATCTCCTCAGGCTACTATCAAATGGCTTTACCAGAAAGATGGAAGAAGGAAAGCA CTGAATCGAGACAGGGAGGTACTGAACACTCCTCAAGGAATTCTGCTGAAGTCTCTCACCCAATCGGATGCCGGTACCTACCACTGCTTGGCCACGGAAAACAACTTCAAGCACACAATGGCACGGGTTGTGCTGCGCATCCTGGACCGCGACATCGCTGTGGCCCTCACCATGTCTGataaagaggaaaaggaggagtcACCGAAGAGCCGCCAAGAGTCCCATAGACGGGAGCCTCCAGCTCTGCCCCCAGGCCACCCCGTGCTGCCCCTCGAGCCAGAGATGAAGGTGATTCACCAGTACTGCCAGTCCTACTGGCAGCATCTCCCAGGCACAGGGCAAGTCAAGCGGCCTAGCCGCAGGCACACAGACGGTCATGAGCTCAGGGCAGCCTGA
- the wasa gene encoding wiskott-Aldrich syndrome protein, whose amino-acid sequence MREVGRETVCFLWVFGTPASADTLFCTLRNIVEGSVAGTPVVMKRGSKQKCQEHMGSSLLSLQENQQVVDLLGRRCVSLCTTIVQMYMALPHSPSSWSLQHTGVLCFIKDNPQRSYFIRLYDIKANKMIWEQEIYNPLTYHRARPFFHTFPADDCQVGLNFANEQEADTFFSVVDEKINQRNNRLEKRHVKGPASFKDHDALPSLPPNGSGGPSQLPLGNINILNQTPLPKSKKEKKEKVKKSKKKGSKLSKILIGAPSGFTHVSHVGMDASNMDPDLMKLLSRAGISEADLRDTETSQLIRDIIESSGGMEAVKKEVNQQERSLPPLPEAYQPASAQTRLGPLPPPPGGCLPTETSRSSTARGSLPPPPFGGRTGPLPPPPAVVSLPSSTQGGRRGPLPQPPALSAAPSHMPARSGSLPPVPGERSMPLPPSSDVRGGTSAVPLLRSAPKPPFLGRDSEPSPPPVVGRRESLPSVPRGKGGPPPLPPGRTESLPPNYEEDILPPPPASESFLPPAPSNFLPPTDFEDLALPPPSFLPPSPNHQYGSDIVIPPPPVSVNVNRGGPPPPPPPPPPPPPPQAALPLSFGSAQPPPPGGPPPSTASSGGGGRGALLDQIRLGKKLKTVTASPEPPPSAAENTGEGIVGALMMAMQKRSKVIQSSDEGDEFDDEEDDEDEWD is encoded by the exons ATGAGAGAAGTAGGAAGAGAAACAGTCTGTTTTCTGTGGGTCTTTGGTACGCCGGCCTCTGCAGACACACTCTTTTGTACTCTTAGGAACATTGTCGAAGGATCAGTAGCGGGCACACCGGTGGTCATGAAGCGGGGCTCGAAGCAGAAATGCCAGGAACATATGGGCAGTTCCCTGCTCAGCCTGCAAGAGAACCAGCAAGTGGTGGATCTCCTGGGTAGGAGGTGTGTG TCTCTGTGCACGACGATCGTGCAGATGTATATGGCTCTGCCACACAGCCCGTCAAGTTGGAGTCTGCAGCACACAGGCGTGCTCTGCTTCATCAAGGATAACCCTCAGCGCTCCTACTTCATCCGCCTCTACGACATTAAG GCAAATAAGATGATATGGGAACAGGAAATCTATAATCCCCTGACCTACCATAGAGCAAGGCCCTTCTTTCACACCTTCCCGGCAGAT GACTGCCAAGTGGGGCTGAACTTTGCTAATGAGCAGGAGGCAGACACCTTCTTCAGTGTAGTAGATGAGAAGATCAACCAGAGAAATAACCGCTTGG AGAAGCGCCATGTGAAAGGCCCAGCTTCTTTTAAAG ATCATGATGCATTGCCCTCACTACCTCCAAATG GCTCAGGAGGTCCCTCTCAACTTCCACTGGGAAACATTAACATCCTGAATCAAACCCCTCTTCCCAaatcaaaaaaagagaaaaaggagaaagtgaaaaaaagcaaaaagaaggGCTCTAAATTGTCTAAGATATTAATTGGAGCACCTAGTGGATTCAC TCATGTTAGCCATGTCGGCATGGATGCCAGCAACATGGACCCAGACCTGATGAAGCTGCTATCACGTGCTGGCATCAGTGAGGCAGATCTGAGAGACACGGAGACCTCACAGCTCATTCGTGATATTATTGAGAGCTCTGGTGGAATGGAGGCAGTCAAAAAGGAAGTGAACCAACAGG AGCGTAGTCTTCCTCCACTGCCTGAAGCTTATCAGCCGGCTTCTGCTCAAACTCGTCTGGGGCCCTTGCCCCCTCCCCCTGGAGGTTGCCTGCCCACTGAGACCAGTAGGTCCTCCACTGCACGTGGCTCCCTCCCGCCTCCACCCTTCGGTGGGCGCACAGGACCcttaccaccaccaccagcagtaGTATCTCTTCCTTCTTCAACACAAGGGGGACGCAGAGGGCCTTTACCCCAACCTCCGGCTTTGTCAGCTGCACCTTCACATATGCCGGCCCGGAGTGGATCCTTACCTCCAGTACCAGGGGAGCGCAGTATGCCACTGCCCCCTTCATCAGATGTGAGGGGTGGGACTTCAGCTGTACCTCTTTTACGTAGCGCACCTAAACCTCCTTTTCTAGGAAGGGATAGTGAACCTTCACCCCCACCAGTGGTAGGACGCAGGGAGTCGTTACCATCAGTCCCAAGAGGGAAAGGTGGAcctccaccactgccaccaGGGAGAACTGAATCTTTACCTCCAAATTATGAAGAGGACATTCTGCCCCCACCACCAGCTTCAGAATCTTTTCTGCCTCCTGCCCCCTCCAATTTTCTGCCACCAACTGACTTTGAAGACTTAGCTCTACCTCCTCCATCTTTTCTGCCTCCTTCACCTAATCACCAGTACGGTTCAGACATAGTTATACCTCCTCCACCAGTCTCAGTCAATGTTAACAGAGGAGGtccacctccccctcctcctccacctcctcctcctcctccccctcagGCTGCTCTACCACTTAGTTTTGGAAGTGCTCAGCCCCCGCCTCCTGGTGGTCCACCTCCTTCAACTGCCAGTAGTGGAGGAGGAGGCCGAGGAGCATTACTGGACCAGATTCGCTTAGGAAAGAAACTAAAAACG GTAACTGCCAGCCCTGAGCCTCCCCCGTCTGCAGCAGAAAACACAGGTGAAGGAATTGTGGGAGCCCTCATGATGGCCATGCAGAAGAGAAGTAAAGTCATCCAGTCTTCTG ATGAAGGAGATGAATTtgatgatgaagaggatgatgaggatgaaTGGGATTAA